From Serinicoccus profundi, the proteins below share one genomic window:
- a CDS encoding BatC protein — translation MADPQDEQSQQEGPADGGAAGTPGVSDGGADGGADSGAEGPADGGAVGTPGVSDGGADGGAEGPADGGAVGTPGVSDGGADGGAEGPADGGAVGNPGVSDGGADGGAEGPADGGAVGNPGVSDGGADSGAEEQGA, via the coding sequence ATGGCGGATCCACAGGACGAGCAGAGTCAGCAGGAGGGCCCCGCAGACGGTGGTGCTGCAGGCACCCCGGGCGTCAGCGACGGCGGAGCCGATGGCGGCGCCGACTCCGGAGCTGAAGGCCCCGCGGACGGCGGCGCAGTCGGCACCCCAGGCGTCAGCGACGGCGGAGCCGATGGCGGAGCTGAAGGCCCCGCGGACGGCGGCGCAGTCGGCACCCCAGGCGTCAGCGACGGCGGAGCCGATGGCGGAGCTGAAGGCCCCGCGGACGGCGGCGCAGTCGGCAACCCCGGCGTCAGCGACGGCGGCGCCGATGGCGGAGCTGAAGGCCCCGCGGACGGCGGCGCAGTCGGCAACCCCGGCGTCAGCGACGGCGGCGCCGACTCCGGAGCCGAGGAGCAGGGCGCCTGA
- a CDS encoding SPFH domain-containing protein gives MDLAGPVLIVALVVVVLAILAVVGFAYAKVRFKIATPDEALIITGRKSGTPVINPETGDETTDLSGQRVVIGGGTFVKPIFEQVARLSLAAQSFPVTAEDATTKSGVGVTLRSIAVVKVGGTERMVRAAAQRFAGRSQEQVIEQQTSEVLVGVLRTIAGTLTVESILYERQDFSKEVKDIAVPMLAERGLILENFEIQTVEDSGEYIRNLGRPRAAAVARDAQIAEAQAQQESTERSNEAAVQIAESNKALALRNAQIARETATAQAEAEAAKERAEAEAQQSVLVEQEQVAQRRAALREQELQTEVRKPAEARKYEAAQEADARKYASEQEAEAAKTTAIRKAEAEAQRTTAQADAEAAALRARAEAALVEQQRNAEGALARARAEADGVQARGEAEAAAERAKGEARGAAIKAEADAYQTFPESARLQMVLDALPKMAQPYADALASIDDITVIDRDGASRLSGQVSTGVQELAQQLKAQTGIDLLQLLGSDRAADDRRADTVTPAEGTVDG, from the coding sequence ATGGATCTCGCCGGCCCCGTCCTGATCGTCGCCCTCGTCGTGGTCGTCCTGGCCATCCTGGCGGTGGTCGGGTTCGCCTACGCCAAGGTGCGCTTCAAGATCGCCACGCCTGACGAGGCCCTCATCATCACCGGCCGCAAGAGCGGCACCCCGGTCATCAACCCCGAGACGGGTGACGAGACGACGGACCTGTCGGGGCAACGGGTCGTCATCGGTGGCGGCACGTTCGTCAAGCCGATCTTCGAGCAGGTGGCCCGGCTGTCCCTCGCCGCCCAGAGCTTCCCGGTGACGGCCGAGGACGCCACCACCAAGAGCGGTGTCGGCGTGACGCTGCGCAGCATCGCGGTCGTCAAGGTCGGCGGCACGGAGCGGATGGTGCGCGCCGCGGCCCAGCGGTTCGCGGGGCGCAGCCAGGAGCAGGTCATCGAGCAGCAGACCAGCGAGGTCCTCGTCGGTGTGCTGCGCACGATCGCCGGCACGCTGACGGTCGAGTCGATCCTCTACGAACGCCAGGACTTCTCCAAGGAGGTCAAGGACATCGCGGTGCCGATGCTGGCCGAGCGTGGGTTGATCCTCGAGAACTTCGAGATCCAGACCGTCGAGGACTCCGGCGAGTACATCCGCAACCTGGGTCGTCCGCGCGCCGCCGCGGTCGCCCGCGACGCGCAGATCGCCGAGGCGCAGGCGCAGCAGGAGAGCACCGAGCGCTCCAACGAGGCAGCCGTCCAGATCGCGGAGTCCAACAAGGCGCTCGCGCTGCGCAACGCCCAGATCGCCCGGGAGACCGCCACCGCGCAGGCCGAGGCCGAGGCGGCGAAGGAGCGCGCCGAGGCCGAGGCGCAGCAGTCGGTGCTCGTCGAGCAGGAGCAGGTCGCCCAGCGTCGGGCGGCGCTGCGTGAGCAGGAGCTCCAGACCGAGGTGCGCAAGCCCGCCGAGGCGCGGAAGTATGAGGCGGCCCAGGAGGCGGACGCCCGCAAGTATGCGTCGGAGCAGGAGGCCGAGGCCGCCAAGACGACCGCGATCCGCAAGGCGGAGGCGGAGGCGCAGCGCACGACCGCCCAGGCCGACGCGGAGGCTGCCGCCCTGCGGGCGCGGGCCGAGGCCGCGCTGGTCGAGCAGCAGCGCAACGCCGAGGGTGCCCTCGCCAGGGCTCGAGCCGAGGCCGACGGCGTGCAGGCGCGCGGTGAGGCCGAGGCGGCCGCCGAGCGGGCCAAGGGTGAGGCGCGTGGTGCGGCCATCAAGGCGGAGGCGGACGCCTACCAGACCTTCCCCGAGTCGGCCCGCCTGCAGATGGTGCTCGACGCGCTGCCCAAGATGGCCCAGCCCTACGCCGACGCGCTCGCCAGCATCGACGACATCACCGTCATCGACCGCGACGGTGCATCCCGGCTCTCCGGCCAGGTCTCGACCGGGGTGCAGGAGCTCGCTCAGCAGCTCAAGGCTCAGACCGGGATCGACCTGCTTCAGTTGCTGGGGAGCGATCGTGCGGCAGACGACCGCCGAGCGGACACGGTCACGCCCGCAGAGGGCACCGTCGACGGCTAA
- a CDS encoding DUF2975 domain-containing protein has translation MKATNKGQREGGQRAGKAPGRDWARFDRADHIATTVLLWLVIGLSAGYAVFISLDWILRRRVTLLGVPVDVEDGAAGVGRVIGVAEAQVLVDSVSAGDFALLMAGVLAGVAATIWGGVLLTKLLRDLGQGEPFTRANVTRLRTIAVLLLVTPLLVSVLEAVARSAILAGAGDGGLGFTIEPGWVVAGLLVAATAQAFASGARLRADVDGLI, from the coding sequence ATGAAGGCGACCAACAAGGGCCAGCGGGAGGGTGGGCAACGCGCGGGGAAGGCGCCGGGGAGGGACTGGGCGCGCTTTGACCGCGCCGACCACATCGCGACGACCGTCCTGCTGTGGCTGGTGATCGGGCTGTCGGCGGGGTATGCGGTGTTCATCAGCCTCGACTGGATCCTGCGACGGCGAGTGACCCTCCTGGGCGTGCCCGTCGACGTGGAGGACGGCGCTGCGGGTGTGGGGCGGGTCATCGGCGTGGCCGAGGCCCAGGTGCTCGTCGACTCCGTGTCGGCCGGAGACTTCGCCCTCCTCATGGCGGGCGTCCTCGCCGGCGTCGCGGCGACGATCTGGGGTGGGGTGCTCCTCACCAAGCTTCTGCGTGACCTCGGGCAGGGTGAGCCGTTCACCCGCGCCAACGTCACCCGGCTGCGCACCATCGCGGTGCTCCTGCTGGTCACGCCGCTCCTGGTGTCGGTCCTGGAAGCGGTGGCCCGCTCGGCGATCCTCGCGGGTGCGGGTGATGGCGGTCTGGGCTTCACCATCGAGCCGGGATGGGTCGTCGCCGGGCTCCTCGTCGCGGCGACCGCTCAGGCCTTCGCCTCCGGAGCCCGCCTCCGCGCCGATGTCGACGGGCTCATCTGA
- a CDS encoding helix-turn-helix domain-containing protein gives MPPEEGHEVVCHLDDLLADRGMTVAALAEAVGVTPVNISVLKNDRARAIRFSTLTAICEVLQCQVGDLLSVRSVQPTS, from the coding sequence ATGCCACCGGAGGAGGGGCACGAGGTGGTCTGCCACCTCGACGACCTGCTCGCCGACCGGGGTATGACGGTGGCCGCCTTGGCAGAGGCGGTCGGCGTCACGCCGGTGAACATCTCGGTCCTCAAGAACGACCGCGCGCGGGCGATCCGCTTCTCGACGCTCACGGCGATCTGCGAGGTCCTGCAGTGCCAGGTCGGTGACCTGCTCAGCGTGCGCAGCGTGCAGCCCACGAGCTGA
- a CDS encoding AzlD domain-containing protein yields MTVWLWILGAGALAYLTKLSGFLVPQRVLESPAIIRVSACMTIGLLASLVTMNAVAAGQALALDARLLALGAAVVALLLRAPFLLVVVVGAAAAALGRLAGLP; encoded by the coding sequence ATGACGGTGTGGCTGTGGATCCTCGGGGCCGGTGCCTTGGCCTACCTCACCAAGCTCAGCGGCTTCCTCGTGCCGCAGCGGGTGCTGGAGTCGCCGGCGATCATCCGAGTCTCGGCCTGCATGACGATCGGGCTGCTGGCCTCCCTCGTGACGATGAATGCCGTCGCCGCAGGTCAGGCGCTCGCGCTCGACGCGAGACTACTGGCGCTCGGGGCGGCGGTGGTCGCACTCCTGCTGCGCGCACCCTTCCTGCTCGTCGTCGTCGTCGGCGCCGCCGCCGCGGCGCTGGGTCGGCTCGCCGGCCTGCCCTGA
- a CDS encoding AzlC family ABC transporter permease yields MNVRHLLRTSPATRAGLSIAVATGAYGVSFGALGAASGLGLLEVCALSLLTFSGGSQFAFIGVLAGGGTPAAAAGASTLLGLRNGVYGMQINALLRPRGWRRLAAAQVTIDESTATAVAQQDRAEQARGFWTAGVGVFVLWNLMTLVGALAGDALGDPRQWGLDGAAVAAFVGLLWPRLRGREPWAIATICAAVTVLCIPLLPPGVPILVAAAVAATIGWRGRNYDRRPEPVEVAR; encoded by the coding sequence GTGAACGTCAGGCACCTGCTCCGGACCAGCCCGGCGACCCGGGCAGGACTGTCGATCGCGGTGGCCACGGGCGCCTACGGCGTCTCCTTCGGTGCTCTCGGCGCGGCCAGCGGCCTCGGCCTCCTGGAGGTCTGCGCCCTGTCGCTGCTGACCTTCTCCGGCGGGTCGCAGTTCGCCTTCATCGGCGTGCTGGCCGGAGGCGGCACGCCCGCGGCCGCCGCCGGTGCCTCGACGCTGCTCGGGCTGCGCAACGGCGTCTACGGTATGCAGATCAACGCGTTGCTGCGCCCGCGCGGCTGGCGCCGGCTGGCCGCCGCGCAGGTCACGATCGATGAGTCCACGGCGACCGCGGTGGCCCAGCAGGACCGGGCCGAGCAGGCGCGCGGCTTCTGGACCGCCGGGGTCGGCGTCTTCGTCCTGTGGAATCTCATGACCCTCGTCGGCGCGCTGGCCGGCGACGCGCTGGGCGACCCGAGGCAGTGGGGTCTCGACGGGGCCGCGGTGGCCGCCTTCGTGGGGCTGCTCTGGCCCCGGTTGCGGGGACGCGAGCCCTGGGCGATCGCGACGATCTGTGCGGCGGTGACCGTGCTGTGCATACCTCTCCTGCCACCGGGGGTGCCGATCCTCGTCGCCGCCGCCGTCGCCGCGACGATCGGGTGGCGGGGGCGCAACTACGACCGTCGGCCCGAGCCCGTGGAGGTGGCCCGATGA
- a CDS encoding cell wall-binding repeat-containing protein has protein sequence MPSSRRFVLSALTAMALAVPGIGGPGALAVTEPAADAEHRSVALEPVPSATSADGQDVLRGTLDIDEREVTVVGVRWSGPQDAAARMRVKQDDTSSWGEWTSLEDGLATGEVEGEQATAEADRAAGEWASEPTVLLDADEVEIELSGSAQDATIESWTTQVTQADARTVAELPSTEDNPDGLVIGRRKDWAQGMDLIPSAGPIRPSAKLGITIHHTATDAYYAEEDVPAMLRAVYRYHAHTLDWRDVGYNAMVDRYGRVWEGRSGGLENNVQGAHSYGMNYDWFGLSSLGNHEISPVPQAELQALARTSGWVLNLHGVDVNAKRTYSNPYLGWTRTLSTLHGHRDVYATSCPGWQLYQMFGALRIMVAAEQQLQRTAVQRIGGETRYDVAAGLAHEGAPYGVDTAYVTQGGEIADALGVGPVASKGNAAVLLTRPDEVPPSTFEVLEDMGGLEVVLVGGTQAVSPEIGRAFEQRGYAVRRVSGVNRYDTAVQLSYEQEWESDTVYLASGMNLTDALGGGAAAAHVEAPMLLTRARELPAVTAARLAELSPSRVVVLGGSGAVSDTVLQQTQLLLPGASIERIGGSNRYQTSALIALDAFEESTTAVLAAGTAPVDAMAGTQLAADRSAPLLLVRKGCRTGSVDDVYDALDIRLSRLAGGSGVLSWDAGSTTC, from the coding sequence ATGCCCTCGTCCCGACGCTTCGTGCTGTCCGCTCTCACCGCGATGGCGCTGGCCGTCCCGGGGATCGGCGGGCCGGGCGCCCTCGCGGTGACCGAGCCCGCTGCCGACGCCGAGCACCGCTCGGTCGCCCTGGAGCCCGTCCCCTCGGCGACCTCCGCGGACGGTCAGGACGTCCTGCGGGGCACGCTGGACATCGACGAGCGCGAGGTCACGGTCGTCGGCGTGCGGTGGTCCGGCCCGCAGGACGCCGCCGCGCGGATGAGGGTGAAGCAGGACGACACGTCGTCCTGGGGCGAGTGGACCTCCCTCGAGGACGGCCTGGCCACCGGGGAGGTCGAGGGCGAGCAGGCCACCGCCGAGGCCGACCGGGCCGCCGGCGAGTGGGCCAGCGAGCCCACCGTGCTCCTCGACGCCGACGAGGTCGAGATCGAGCTGTCCGGGTCGGCGCAGGACGCCACCATCGAGAGCTGGACGACGCAGGTCACCCAGGCGGACGCCCGGACGGTGGCCGAGCTGCCCTCGACCGAGGACAACCCCGACGGCCTCGTCATCGGCCGCCGCAAGGACTGGGCGCAGGGGATGGACCTCATCCCGAGCGCCGGGCCCATCCGCCCCAGCGCCAAGCTCGGCATCACCATCCACCACACCGCCACCGACGCCTACTACGCCGAGGAGGACGTGCCGGCGATGCTGCGCGCGGTCTACCGCTACCACGCGCATACCCTCGACTGGCGCGACGTCGGCTACAACGCGATGGTCGACCGCTACGGCCGCGTCTGGGAGGGCCGCTCCGGCGGGCTGGAGAACAACGTCCAGGGGGCCCACTCCTACGGCATGAACTACGACTGGTTCGGGCTGAGCTCGCTCGGCAACCACGAGATCAGCCCCGTGCCGCAGGCCGAGCTCCAGGCGCTGGCCCGCACCTCCGGCTGGGTGCTCAACCTGCACGGCGTGGACGTCAACGCCAAGCGGACCTACAGCAACCCCTACCTCGGCTGGACCCGCACCCTGTCGACCCTGCACGGGCACCGCGACGTCTACGCGACCAGCTGCCCGGGCTGGCAGCTCTACCAGATGTTCGGCGCCCTGCGGATCATGGTCGCCGCGGAGCAGCAGCTGCAGCGCACCGCGGTGCAGCGCATCGGCGGCGAGACCCGCTACGACGTCGCCGCCGGCCTGGCGCACGAGGGTGCCCCCTACGGCGTCGACACCGCCTACGTCACCCAGGGTGGGGAGATTGCGGACGCCCTCGGCGTCGGCCCGGTCGCCAGCAAGGGCAACGCCGCCGTCCTGCTCACCCGGCCCGACGAGGTGCCCCCGTCGACCTTCGAGGTGCTCGAGGACATGGGCGGCCTCGAGGTGGTCCTCGTCGGCGGCACGCAGGCAGTCTCCCCGGAGATCGGTCGCGCCTTCGAGCAGCGGGGGTATGCCGTGCGCCGCGTCTCCGGCGTCAACCGCTACGACACCGCGGTGCAGCTGAGCTATGAGCAGGAGTGGGAGAGCGACACCGTCTACCTCGCCAGCGGCATGAACCTCACCGACGCCCTCGGGGGTGGCGCCGCCGCCGCCCACGTCGAGGCGCCGATGCTGCTCACCCGGGCCCGTGAGCTGCCTGCCGTCACCGCGGCCCGGCTGGCCGAGCTCTCCCCGAGCCGGGTCGTCGTCCTCGGTGGGTCGGGAGCCGTCTCCGACACGGTGCTGCAGCAGACTCAGCTGCTGCTGCCCGGCGCGAGCATCGAGCGGATCGGTGGCAGCAACCGCTACCAGACCAGCGCCCTCATCGCGCTGGACGCCTTCGAAGAGTCGACCACGGCCGTGCTCGCCGCCGGGACCGCCCCGGTCGACGCCATGGCCGGCACCCAGCTGGCCGCCGACCGGTCGGCCCCCCTGCTCCTCGTACGCAAGGGCTGCCGCACCGGGTCGGTCGACGACGTCTACGACGCCCTCGACATCCGCCTCTCGCGCCTGGCCGGCGGCTCGGGCGTCCTCTCCTGGGACGCCGGCTCCACCACCTGCTGA
- a CDS encoding NYN domain-containing protein, translated as MAERLTYLLVDGENIDATLGNSILGRRPHPDERPRWDRLLSFTQETWNQTAKGLFFLNASSGLPMSFVQALRALGFTPVPLSGTAEEKVVDIAIQRTLEALQERSDDVMLVSHDGDFLETVTPLLDGTRRVGLIAFEEFRNSGFHQLVQRGMEFFDLEHDTLAFNTPLPRLRIIPIQEFDPAQFLQ; from the coding sequence ATGGCCGAACGGCTCACCTATCTGCTCGTCGACGGCGAGAACATCGACGCGACCCTGGGCAACTCCATCCTGGGGCGGCGCCCGCACCCGGACGAGCGTCCGCGCTGGGACCGCCTTCTGAGCTTCACCCAGGAGACGTGGAACCAGACCGCGAAGGGGCTGTTCTTCCTCAACGCCAGCAGCGGCCTGCCGATGTCCTTCGTCCAGGCGCTGCGCGCGCTGGGCTTCACCCCGGTGCCGTTGTCCGGCACGGCCGAGGAGAAGGTCGTCGACATCGCCATCCAGCGCACGCTGGAGGCGCTGCAGGAGCGCAGCGACGACGTCATGCTCGTCAGCCACGACGGTGATTTCCTCGAGACGGTGACCCCGTTGCTCGATGGCACCCGCCGGGTCGGCCTCATCGCCTTCGAGGAGTTCCGCAACTCCGGCTTCCACCAGCTGGTCCAGCGGGGCATGGAGTTCTTCGACCTCGAGCACGACACCCTGGCGTTCAACACGCCGCTGCCCCGCCTGCGGATCATCCCGATCCAGGAGTTCGACCCGGCGCAGTTCTTGCAGTAA
- a CDS encoding alpha/beta hydrolase-fold protein — translation MSQQTAYPLSPRHKGKLAINQLRARRLDEQVVARFLAEHEVPVVEGAKCTFLYRGEADGVAVRHRIVNQPQHVPMRRLDVEGDLPLWYVTIELPAASRVEYQIEIRHGEAVETFNDPLNPHVAHSPVGSSSVCQAAGYETPDWVVPQGDARPGELIDLQLPSKALRRTTHNRVYLPARFRRGSHYPLLVVHDGDDYLTYAAMRTVLDNLIHDLDLAETIVVFSNPGDRLREYPNYAPHARHLTTELLPAIEEQLPVIRRADARCLMGASFGAVASLSAAARTPGVWDNLFLQSGSFVFTDIGSDHGGGPAFDPVVKFMNRYRERPRRIAERMFITCGVYEPLIVPNRSMVPVFESTGSRVQYVESRDGHSWENWRDRLRDGLSWIFPGPQKLVYE, via the coding sequence GTGAGCCAGCAGACGGCATACCCGCTCTCACCGCGGCACAAGGGCAAGCTGGCCATCAACCAGCTGCGCGCCCGGAGGCTGGACGAACAGGTCGTGGCGCGCTTCCTCGCCGAGCACGAGGTGCCCGTCGTCGAGGGGGCCAAGTGCACCTTCCTCTACCGCGGTGAGGCCGACGGCGTCGCGGTCCGGCACCGCATCGTCAACCAGCCCCAGCACGTGCCGATGAGGCGGTTGGACGTCGAGGGCGACCTGCCGCTGTGGTACGTCACGATCGAGCTGCCGGCCGCGTCCCGGGTGGAGTACCAGATCGAGATCCGCCACGGCGAGGCCGTGGAGACCTTCAACGACCCGCTCAACCCGCACGTCGCGCACAGCCCGGTCGGGTCCTCCAGCGTGTGCCAGGCCGCGGGCTACGAGACCCCGGACTGGGTGGTGCCGCAGGGGGACGCGCGGCCGGGCGAGCTCATCGACCTCCAGCTCCCGAGCAAGGCGCTGCGGCGCACCACGCACAACCGGGTCTACCTGCCGGCCCGCTTCCGGCGCGGCAGCCACTACCCCCTGCTCGTCGTGCACGACGGCGACGACTACCTCACCTACGCCGCCATGCGCACGGTCCTCGACAACCTCATCCACGACCTCGACCTGGCCGAGACCATCGTCGTCTTCTCCAACCCCGGTGACCGGCTGCGGGAGTACCCCAACTACGCCCCGCACGCGCGTCACCTCACGACCGAGCTGCTGCCGGCGATCGAGGAGCAGCTGCCCGTCATCCGGCGGGCGGACGCCCGGTGCCTCATGGGCGCCAGCTTCGGGGCCGTGGCCTCGCTGTCCGCCGCCGCGCGGACGCCGGGGGTGTGGGACAACCTCTTCCTGCAGTCCGGCTCCTTCGTCTTCACGGACATCGGCTCCGACCACGGTGGTGGGCCGGCGTTCGACCCCGTCGTGAAGTTCATGAACCGCTACCGCGAGCGTCCTCGGCGCATCGCTGAGCGGATGTTCATCACCTGCGGCGTCTACGAGCCGCTCATCGTGCCCAACCGCTCGATGGTGCCGGTCTTCGAGTCGACCGGATCGCGGGTGCAGTACGTCGAGTCGCGGGACGGCCACTCCTGGGAGAACTGGCGTGACCGGTTGCGCGACGGCCTGTCCTGGATCTTCCCCGGCCCGCAGAAGCTTGTCTACGAATAA
- a CDS encoding ATP-grasp domain-containing protein, with protein MNIVLVEPHFPKNQREFARALAEAGANVIGIGETPLDYLDDQLKSWMVHYEQVGSVTDRQQMTEAVRRVQGMVWVDRLESTIESHQLVAAHVREDLGIPGTSVRTTWLCRDKPSMKEALRGVGVPTAASTGADHPDEVWDFAARVGYPLILKPRDAAGAADTLRVDSDTELAAALERMGHYSSIAVEEFIEGHEGFYDTVSVDGRIELDFASHYFPGVLEAMRTRWISPQFVATNRIDDGGLYDEIREMGHRVNEALGIGTSATHMEWFHGPKGLKFSEIGCRPPGVGCWDLYCAANDMDVYAAWAQSIVHGEVRERASRSHSAGIIALRPDQDGVISGYSGLEDIENRYGRWIIDAHVPVAGTGTQPVEAGFMANAWIRLRHPDFDALRDMLDDVGRTVHVHAR; from the coding sequence GTGAACATCGTCCTCGTCGAGCCGCATTTCCCGAAGAACCAGCGTGAGTTCGCCCGGGCCCTGGCGGAGGCCGGTGCCAACGTCATCGGCATCGGGGAGACCCCGCTGGACTACCTGGACGACCAGCTGAAGTCCTGGATGGTGCACTACGAGCAGGTGGGCTCGGTCACCGACCGCCAGCAGATGACCGAGGCCGTCCGCCGGGTCCAGGGCATGGTGTGGGTGGACCGGCTGGAGTCGACCATCGAGTCCCACCAGCTGGTCGCCGCCCACGTCCGCGAGGACCTCGGCATACCCGGCACGTCGGTGCGCACCACCTGGCTGTGCCGCGACAAGCCCTCGATGAAGGAGGCCCTGCGCGGTGTCGGGGTGCCGACCGCCGCCTCGACCGGGGCCGACCACCCCGACGAGGTCTGGGACTTCGCCGCCCGCGTCGGCTACCCCCTCATCCTCAAGCCGCGCGACGCTGCCGGCGCCGCGGACACCCTGCGGGTCGACAGCGACACCGAGCTGGCTGCCGCGCTGGAGCGCATGGGGCACTACTCCTCGATCGCCGTGGAGGAGTTCATCGAGGGCCACGAGGGGTTCTACGACACCGTCTCCGTCGACGGCCGGATCGAGCTCGACTTCGCCTCGCACTACTTCCCCGGCGTCCTGGAGGCGATGCGCACCCGGTGGATCTCCCCGCAGTTCGTCGCGACGAACCGGATCGACGACGGAGGGCTCTACGACGAGATCCGGGAGATGGGCCACCGGGTCAACGAGGCCCTCGGCATCGGCACGTCCGCGACCCACATGGAGTGGTTCCACGGGCCCAAGGGACTGAAGTTCTCCGAGATCGGGTGCCGCCCGCCCGGGGTCGGCTGCTGGGACCTCTACTGCGCGGCCAACGACATGGACGTGTATGCCGCCTGGGCCCAGTCCATCGTCCACGGCGAGGTGCGCGAGCGCGCGAGCCGCAGCCACAGCGCGGGGATCATCGCCCTGCGCCCCGACCAGGACGGCGTCATCAGCGGCTACAGCGGTCTGGAGGACATCGAGAACCGCTACGGCCGGTGGATCATCGACGCCCACGTCCCCGTCGCCGGCACCGGGACCCAGCCGGTGGAGGCCGGGTTCATGGCCAACGCGTGGATCCGCCTGCGGCACCCCGACTTCGACGCGCTGCGCGACATGCTCGACGACGTCGGGCGCACGGTGCACGTCCATGCCCGCTGA